In the bacterium genome, one interval contains:
- the purD gene encoding phosphoribosylamine--glycine ligase has protein sequence MKVLVIGSGAREHAICWKLKQSPRLQELYCAPGNAGIAELATIVELNPPSPVMLALWALENKIDLTIVGPEAPLAEGIVDVFQERGLRIFGPTKEAAQLEWSKSFAKEVMLKAGVRTAPGRVFTDADQAVAYIRSQAAELVIKADGLAAGKGVVVTDSIAQAISVTQDMLSGNAFGSAGSKVVIEEKIQGREASVIAIVDGEVVLPLAVSQDYKRLGVGNSGPNTGGMGAISPTPVFAEERLEEIVAEVFVPVLAELKARGIIFKGFLYAGLMIDPQGKAWVLEFNCRLGDPETEVILPRLESDLLATIDAAVDGKLQTVELRWTPKACVCIVCASRGYPRQVEDDKVIEINPEISPTIAVFHAGTRKVGADVRSKGGRILTVSALGQTMHEAAEKAYAAVRQVHFDGIYYRTDIGS, from the coding sequence ATGAAAGTCTTAGTTATCGGTAGCGGCGCTCGTGAACATGCGATTTGCTGGAAATTGAAGCAAAGTCCTAGATTGCAGGAATTATACTGCGCCCCAGGCAACGCCGGGATTGCAGAGCTGGCAACAATTGTCGAACTTAACCCGCCTAGCCCAGTCATGCTTGCACTTTGGGCTTTAGAAAATAAAATTGACTTAACAATTGTCGGGCCTGAAGCGCCGCTGGCTGAGGGAATTGTTGACGTGTTCCAGGAACGTGGACTGAGAATCTTTGGCCCAACTAAAGAGGCAGCTCAGCTCGAATGGTCTAAGAGTTTTGCTAAAGAAGTAATGCTCAAAGCTGGCGTGCGGACCGCCCCAGGTAGAGTCTTTACGGATGCCGATCAGGCCGTAGCCTACATCCGTTCACAAGCTGCAGAATTGGTCATTAAAGCCGACGGGCTTGCGGCCGGTAAGGGCGTAGTCGTAACTGATTCAATTGCTCAAGCAATTTCAGTAACTCAAGATATGCTTAGCGGTAACGCTTTTGGCTCGGCTGGCAGTAAGGTTGTAATTGAAGAGAAAATCCAGGGTCGCGAGGCATCTGTGATTGCTATTGTTGATGGCGAAGTGGTGCTGCCACTTGCGGTCAGTCAAGATTACAAGCGTCTGGGGGTAGGTAATAGTGGACCAAATACTGGAGGTATGGGCGCGATTTCTCCCACACCTGTTTTTGCAGAAGAGCGTTTAGAAGAAATCGTAGCCGAAGTTTTTGTGCCGGTGCTTGCTGAACTTAAAGCACGGGGAATTATCTTTAAAGGGTTTCTATACGCCGGCTTAATGATTGACCCGCAGGGTAAGGCTTGGGTCTTGGAGTTTAATTGCCGTTTGGGCGACCCGGAGACGGAAGTAATTTTGCCTCGTTTAGAAAGCGATCTACTTGCTACAATTGATGCGGCTGTGGATGGTAAATTGCAAACTGTGGAGTTGCGTTGGACACCGAAAGCCTGCGTCTGTATTGTTTGTGCTTCACGTGGCTACCCAAGGCAAGTTGAGGACGATAAGGTGATTGAAATTAATCCAGAGATTTCTCCTACGATTGCAGTGTTTCATGCAGGCACAAGGAAGGTCGGGGCTGATGTCAGGTCAAAAGGTGGAAGAATTTTGACTGTTTCTGCGCTCGGACAAACCATGCATGAAGCAGCAGAAAAGGCTTATGCTGCCGTCAGACAAGTTCATTTTGATGGGATCTATTACCGCACCGACATTGGCTCTTAA
- a CDS encoding TIGR00159 family protein produces MLFPNWTILSSLIDVIVVSFVVYRILILVKGTRAGPMLAGLAMIFLIYVVARELGLVTLTWILGNFLGSAIFVVVVLFQEDIRRGLIQMGLGPGLGMGMGKGVEQKLKEICRAAAELSSRRLGALIVIQRDVGLEEFTENAVKLNADISYQLMISIFLPTSPLHDGAVVCSGNKIIAAGSVLPLTFNPNVSRGLGTRHRAAIGVSERSDALVIVVSEETGTISLVREGRITRDLNEKSLLTSLTRLIVIREQKRNQALLKRILRRPKSRPDEDSEATKSEPTSEVMVETVQSETTTPGALISNNREVL; encoded by the coding sequence ATGTTATTTCCTAACTGGACAATTTTAAGCTCACTAATTGATGTCATCGTTGTCTCCTTTGTTGTCTACCGCATTTTAATTCTCGTCAAAGGTACCCGCGCTGGTCCAATGCTAGCTGGGCTGGCGATGATTTTTCTCATCTATGTGGTTGCACGCGAACTTGGGCTTGTGACCCTAACTTGGATTTTAGGAAATTTTCTCGGCTCTGCAATTTTTGTTGTGGTCGTGCTCTTTCAGGAAGATATCCGCCGCGGTTTGATTCAAATGGGGCTTGGACCTGGCCTGGGAATGGGCATGGGAAAAGGCGTAGAGCAAAAGCTTAAAGAAATCTGCCGCGCCGCTGCAGAACTGAGCTCGCGGCGCTTAGGCGCATTAATTGTAATTCAGCGCGATGTTGGGCTCGAAGAATTTACTGAAAATGCAGTTAAGCTTAATGCTGATATCAGTTACCAATTAATGATTAGTATTTTCTTACCAACTTCGCCGTTGCATGATGGCGCAGTGGTTTGTAGTGGCAATAAGATTATTGCCGCAGGTTCTGTTTTGCCACTGACCTTTAATCCCAATGTCTCGCGTGGCCTGGGCACGCGTCACCGCGCAGCAATTGGCGTTTCTGAGCGGTCGGATGCGCTGGTGATTGTAGTATCTGAGGAAACTGGCACAATTTCTTTAGTGCGTGAAGGGCGGATTACCCGTGACTTAAATGAAAAGTCTTTGCTCACATCGCTTACGCGCTTAATCGTGATTCGTGAGCAAAAGCGTAATCAGGCACTATTGAAAAGAATCTTACGCCGCCCTAAAAGCCGTCCTGATGAAGATTCTGAAGCCACCAAAAGTGAGCCGACCAGTGAGGTCATGGTTGAAACAGTGCAGTCTGAGACAACAACTCCAGGGGCCTTGATATCTAATAATCGGGAGGTGCTTTAA
- the ftsH gene encoding ATP-dependent zinc metalloprotease FtsH, with protein sequence MNHLSRNLLLWLFLALMVGLLYNVMREPHQGATEIPYSDFRSAVKEGRVSEVVIKEGEIKGQYKFKADAKEKSEFLTKLPPQSDQDLVKTLLEAGVRVEAKPKEEDSWYLVILANWGPMLLLIAVWIFFMRQVQVGGGKALSFGKSRARMLEEGPGKITFEDVAGIEECKHELQSIVQFLKDPKKFTKLGGRIPKGVLLAGSPGTGKTLLAKAIAGEAGVPFFSISGSDFVEMFVGVGASRVRDLFLRAKKNAPCIVFIDEIDAVGRHRGAGLGGGHDEREQTLNQLLVEMDGFETNEGVILVAATNRPDVLDPALLRPGRFDRTVVVPLPDVRGREAILKVHTKKVPLASDVDLAKIARGTPGFAGADLANLINESALYAAANDAEHVSMKDIEFAKDKILMGSERRSMAMTEKEKRITAYHEAGHALVAKLCPHADPVHKVTIVPRGVALGLMQQLPEGDRYHYTKEYYLDWICVCFGGRAAEEIVFNEISSGASSDITQATRTARRMVCEWGMSDRLGPLAYGKRDEAVFLGREITSTRDYSEETANLIDEEIRRLIEEQLNRSRTFLRANRVKLDALATRLLEEETLDAEQVSKILAGARGGSSGGSSESGNGNDDSTVDLKPITEGAPIGNA encoded by the coding sequence TTGAATCATTTATCTAGAAATTTATTGCTTTGGCTCTTTTTAGCGCTAATGGTGGGCCTGCTCTACAACGTGATGCGCGAGCCACATCAAGGCGCAACCGAAATCCCATACTCAGATTTCCGTTCGGCCGTAAAAGAAGGCCGCGTCAGCGAAGTCGTGATTAAGGAAGGTGAAATTAAGGGTCAGTATAAATTCAAAGCTGATGCCAAAGAGAAAAGTGAGTTTTTAACTAAACTGCCTCCGCAAAGCGATCAAGATCTCGTGAAAACACTACTCGAAGCTGGCGTTCGTGTTGAAGCCAAGCCCAAGGAAGAAGACAGTTGGTATTTAGTGATTCTTGCCAATTGGGGGCCGATGCTATTGCTGATTGCAGTTTGGATTTTTTTCATGCGACAAGTTCAGGTTGGCGGCGGCAAGGCCTTAAGTTTCGGAAAAAGCCGCGCGCGCATGCTGGAGGAAGGCCCCGGAAAAATTACTTTTGAAGATGTCGCAGGGATTGAAGAGTGTAAGCATGAATTGCAGTCGATTGTGCAATTTTTAAAAGACCCCAAAAAATTCACTAAACTTGGCGGCCGCATTCCTAAGGGTGTGCTACTTGCTGGCAGTCCTGGTACGGGGAAAACACTACTGGCTAAGGCAATTGCCGGCGAAGCAGGCGTGCCATTTTTTAGTATTTCTGGATCTGATTTCGTTGAAATGTTTGTCGGCGTTGGTGCTTCACGAGTGCGCGACTTGTTTTTGCGTGCCAAGAAAAATGCGCCTTGCATAGTTTTTATCGACGAAATCGATGCCGTCGGACGTCACCGTGGTGCCGGTCTCGGCGGTGGTCATGATGAACGTGAGCAGACACTCAATCAGCTCTTAGTGGAAATGGACGGCTTTGAAACGAATGAAGGCGTTATTTTAGTTGCAGCAACTAACCGTCCTGATGTTTTGGACCCAGCACTGCTTCGCCCCGGACGGTTCGACCGCACTGTAGTCGTGCCGCTTCCTGATGTGCGCGGACGTGAGGCGATTTTAAAAGTTCATACCAAGAAAGTTCCGCTGGCCTCAGATGTTGACCTTGCCAAAATAGCACGCGGCACCCCGGGGTTTGCCGGAGCCGATCTTGCCAACCTCATCAATGAATCTGCGCTTTATGCAGCGGCAAATGATGCCGAGCATGTTTCGATGAAGGATATCGAGTTTGCCAAAGATAAAATTTTAATGGGTTCAGAGCGCCGCTCCATGGCCATGACCGAGAAAGAAAAGCGCATTACAGCTTATCACGAAGCAGGACATGCGCTTGTGGCCAAACTTTGCCCGCATGCTGACCCCGTACATAAAGTTACGATTGTCCCGCGAGGAGTTGCGCTGGGCTTAATGCAGCAACTCCCAGAAGGCGATCGCTATCATTATACAAAGGAATATTATCTCGATTGGATTTGCGTTTGCTTCGGTGGTCGCGCCGCTGAGGAAATTGTTTTCAATGAAATCAGCTCTGGGGCAAGTTCTGATATTACTCAAGCCACGCGCACAGCACGACGCATGGTTTGCGAGTGGGGCATGAGCGATCGTCTCGGCCCACTGGCCTACGGTAAGCGCGATGAAGCGGTTTTTCTAGGACGTGAAATTACTTCAACTCGTGACTATTCCGAGGAGACTGCAAATTTAATTGATGAAGAAATCAGGCGATTAATTGAAGAGCAATTGAACCGATCGCGCACATTTTTGCGCGCTAATCGAGTAAAACTCGATGCTTTAGCGACACGCTTACTCGAAGAAGAAACGCTTGATGCAGAGCAGGTCAGTAAGATTTTAGCTGGCGCTCGCGGAGGTTCTTCGGGTGGAAGTTCCGAATCAGGTAACGGCAATGATGATTCTACGGTAGATCTTAAACCTATAACGGAAGGCGCTCCAATCGGAAACGCCTAA
- the tilS gene encoding tRNA lysidine(34) synthetase TilS has protein sequence MYREIVFGKIRDKCQELLTRLKKKELSLVLAVSGGLDSSALLHAFSEVSKVQKNIKISVAHVNHKLRPTSDADQNFVQDRTSHYGLDFFTVNLAAKDQGRSTEEWAREKRYQFLESVRLNQAADLVVTAHNLNDQAETLLSRLLTGRLLTQAGCIAEYDQERKLFRPALDLSRTELSAYCSELEIPFVEDPSNQDQYYLRNFIRHELLTLIRNKINPQVDSALSEFVARMHADEALINSYSDEILAKIPSVNALKRSDLLALPKALQWRVLRDQMISQSKLNQNKHHSVLKVGYSAWVRASEWLASSGPTKPGAVIELGHGTSLSVGNADDLVICS, from the coding sequence ATGTATAGAGAAATTGTTTTCGGAAAAATTCGAGACAAATGCCAAGAGCTCCTCACACGCCTTAAAAAAAAGGAGCTTAGCTTAGTGCTCGCTGTGTCCGGAGGTTTAGACTCCTCAGCTCTGCTACACGCTTTTTCTGAAGTCTCTAAAGTCCAAAAAAATATCAAAATCAGTGTCGCCCACGTAAACCATAAACTGCGCCCGACAAGTGATGCTGACCAAAACTTTGTTCAAGATCGCACAAGCCACTATGGACTTGATTTTTTCACCGTCAATTTGGCAGCAAAAGATCAAGGCCGCAGCACCGAAGAATGGGCAAGAGAAAAACGTTATCAATTCTTAGAATCTGTACGCCTCAATCAAGCTGCAGACCTGGTCGTCACAGCACATAACCTGAACGACCAGGCCGAAACACTTTTAAGTCGCTTGCTTACTGGACGCTTACTCACCCAGGCTGGGTGCATCGCCGAGTATGATCAAGAACGTAAACTCTTTCGCCCGGCATTAGATTTAAGCCGAACCGAACTTAGCGCATACTGTTCAGAGCTAGAAATTCCTTTCGTCGAAGACCCAAGTAACCAAGATCAGTATTATCTGAGAAATTTTATTCGCCACGAACTATTGACCTTAATCCGCAATAAAATTAACCCACAAGTCGATAGCGCGCTCTCCGAATTTGTCGCGCGCATGCATGCCGATGAGGCATTGATTAATAGCTATAGCGATGAAATTCTCGCTAAAATACCGAGTGTAAACGCCCTCAAACGCAGTGACTTATTAGCCCTACCTAAGGCGCTGCAGTGGCGCGTGCTGAGAGATCAGATGATTTCTCAGTCTAAATTGAATCAAAACAAACATCATTCAGTCTTAAAAGTCGGATACTCTGCATGGGTGAGAGCATCTGAATGGCTGGCAAGCAGCGGCCCCACAAAGCCTGGTGCAGTGATTGAACTCGGACACGGTACGTCTCTTTCTGTTGGCAATGCAGACGATCTAGTGATTTGTTCATAA
- a CDS encoding prepilin-type N-terminal cleavage/methylation domain-containing protein, translating to MGMGVLDRKQFDNSRGFTLVELLVCVACISILSAVAIPEVQTHIVRTRNAKAVSNIRNAITAQEVYYTDNYTYANTITELITVGLRKNDDILMSINGAIGGMGGSFVTDTFYAFTAVHDKGQSTFNTTPGSYACYNFRSDSGTLTKATGGRGGVVCVTGD from the coding sequence ATGGGAATGGGAGTTCTGGATCGAAAACAATTTGACAATTCTCGGGGTTTCACACTGGTCGAGTTATTAGTGTGCGTAGCTTGCATCAGCATTCTTTCAGCTGTTGCAATTCCCGAAGTTCAAACGCACATTGTCCGCACTAGAAATGCTAAGGCCGTTTCTAACATCCGTAATGCGATAACAGCACAAGAAGTTTATTATACCGATAATTATACTTATGCAAATACGATTACTGAGTTAATTACTGTCGGGTTGAGAAAAAATGATGATATCCTAATGAGCATCAATGGAGCAATTGGTGGCATGGGCGGGAGTTTCGTGACAGACACATTCTACGCCTTCACTGCTGTACATGACAAAGGCCAGTCAACTTTTAACACGACTCCTGGTTCGTACGCTTGTTATAACTTTAGAAGTGACAGTGGCACCCTAACGAAAGCTACGGGTGGTCGCGGTGGAGTGGTGTGCGTAACGGGAGATTAA
- the apaG gene encoding Co2+/Mg2+ efflux protein ApaG: MKEHLFSYSLTTNDIRITVFPQFVPNQSDPSRHEYAYAYTVRIENVSKETVQLMRRHWFVFSGGVLYTEVQGDGVVGEQPVIGPGQGFEYSSGCVIPDPVGSMHGTYTLTTGAGESIDVDIPRFDLIYPELVH, translated from the coding sequence ATGAAAGAGCATCTATTTTCATATTCCCTGACTACCAACGATATCCGCATTACCGTTTTCCCCCAGTTTGTCCCCAATCAGTCTGACCCTTCACGGCACGAATATGCCTATGCCTACACTGTAAGGATTGAGAATGTCAGCAAGGAAACCGTGCAGTTAATGCGCAGGCATTGGTTTGTTTTTTCTGGCGGTGTGCTTTACACGGAAGTTCAAGGTGATGGTGTTGTCGGTGAGCAGCCAGTGATTGGCCCAGGGCAAGGTTTCGAGTATTCCTCAGGTTGTGTCATTCCTGACCCCGTAGGTTCAATGCATGGCACTTACACGCTAACTACTGGGGCCGGCGAATCGATTGATGTCGACATCCCGCGTTTTGACTTAATTTACCCCGAACTTGTCCATTAA
- a CDS encoding methyltransferase domain-containing protein: MREYILSESCTNTSLGRVWKKIGKGLGFVQERLHVPCQMPQAVMDDRSYERVVPLDWRSHFTNKLSGCGLEIGPLHRPMPTHAGMQMDYIDRLTVKEMREHYAELRDFDLVEPTIIGDAETLQPVENAKYDFLIAAHVIEHMRNPIQALQHWHRVVKPGGLIYLVVPDKRMNFDAKRVRTTLEHLILDYQAPSLERDFEHYVDYANFVEDLSREKAIAKAHDLVKIDYSIHYHVFLPQDLVSLVQWIDLNVCRLSVCEGPCAAEACDEFHILLRVGS; this comes from the coding sequence ATGCGTGAATATATTTTATCAGAGTCTTGCACTAACACATCATTGGGTCGCGTTTGGAAAAAAATCGGCAAAGGTCTAGGTTTTGTTCAGGAACGCTTGCATGTCCCATGTCAAATGCCACAAGCGGTGATGGACGACCGCTCATATGAGCGCGTTGTGCCACTTGATTGGCGCAGTCATTTTACTAATAAACTCAGCGGCTGCGGCCTTGAGATTGGACCACTGCATCGACCCATGCCAACGCATGCGGGGATGCAAATGGACTATATTGACAGGCTAACGGTTAAAGAAATGCGCGAACATTATGCGGAGCTACGAGACTTTGATCTAGTTGAGCCGACGATTATTGGTGATGCTGAAACGCTCCAGCCAGTTGAGAATGCCAAGTATGATTTTTTGATTGCAGCGCATGTGATCGAGCACATGCGAAACCCAATTCAAGCATTGCAACATTGGCATCGCGTCGTTAAGCCGGGTGGGTTGATCTATCTAGTAGTACCAGATAAGCGCATGAACTTTGATGCTAAGCGTGTGCGCACAACTTTGGAACATTTGATTCTTGACTACCAAGCCCCATCACTTGAACGAGATTTTGAGCACTATGTAGACTATGCCAATTTCGTGGAGGATCTTTCCCGTGAGAAGGCGATTGCCAAGGCGCACGATTTAGTGAAGATTGACTATAGTATTCACTATCATGTGTTCTTACCTCAAGACTTAGTTTCCCTAGTGCAGTGGATCGATCTGAACGTGTGTCGACTCAGTGTTTGCGAGGGGCCTTGCGCTGCTGAGGCGTGCGATGAATTTCATATCCTGTTGCGCGTAGGTTCATGA
- a CDS encoding serine/threonine protein kinase: MIARTLDTGSLIAGRYEVISLVGTGGMGTVYKVIDRSLDNTIIALKFIHPHLVQDSVLFGRFRNEVLVARELHHENIVSIYDLQDTGEGSYFISLEFIDGESLNNLIYDERISLSFQNVLLLLEQIATGLAHAHSRNVIHRDLKPDNILLRRDGVVKITDFGLARMLTHQKGFTLNGETVGTPHYMSPEQIRGHDVDTRSDIYSLGMIAYELLLRNRPFEDQSWFSLATRHLTEPIPDLRESKVPVPRWFEQLFTRCVAKNREERCSSAEEFLQIIQYYSTHPDESLSTDFVIVSAPKGEETTIAKPAEETTVQQERPASKTLSATDVDEIWRIRRPESSLHRQSSPSVLTALEAITEQPHVEARRQTLVRKKVSKSDVIWDIVGVGLFLLTSVGAYFWWSSKQTGPENVMRAATPAASLGQSEQATQAMLPQASAKLEIGTIESNWITLGDSGILRSIKLPITNTGKIPAEKILAEITLPDGGVVRRPIVGTVEPGATAEFQIEVKEASSKRGNPQVKLRCLSCGDDRQEVMKFMNLRATGYEIHRTPQQRKAPRKH, from the coding sequence ATGATCGCTCGCACGCTTGATACTGGATCACTTATCGCTGGTCGATACGAAGTTATCTCACTCGTCGGCACAGGCGGTATGGGCACTGTTTATAAAGTAATCGATCGCTCACTCGATAACACAATCATCGCTCTTAAATTTATTCACCCGCACCTGGTCCAAGATTCTGTGCTCTTCGGACGTTTCCGCAATGAAGTACTCGTTGCTCGCGAATTACATCATGAAAATATCGTAAGTATCTACGATCTCCAAGACACTGGAGAAGGCTCATACTTCATCTCTCTCGAGTTCATCGACGGTGAGAGTTTGAATAATCTCATTTATGATGAGCGAATCTCATTAAGTTTTCAAAATGTTTTATTACTACTAGAACAAATTGCAACAGGACTTGCGCATGCGCATTCACGTAACGTCATTCACCGCGATCTCAAACCTGATAACATTCTTCTGCGCCGCGATGGCGTTGTAAAAATCACAGACTTCGGACTCGCTCGCATGCTCACCCATCAAAAGGGCTTTACCCTTAACGGCGAAACTGTCGGCACACCCCACTACATGTCACCTGAGCAGATTCGCGGACACGATGTAGATACGCGTTCTGATATTTACTCTCTGGGAATGATTGCCTACGAATTGCTGCTGCGCAATCGCCCCTTCGAGGACCAGAGCTGGTTCAGCCTAGCCACCCGCCATCTGACTGAACCAATCCCTGACTTAAGGGAAAGCAAAGTCCCCGTGCCACGCTGGTTTGAACAGCTGTTCACACGTTGCGTTGCTAAAAATCGCGAAGAGCGCTGTAGTTCTGCCGAAGAATTTCTACAGATCATTCAATATTACAGCACACACCCTGATGAATCGCTATCGACTGACTTCGTGATCGTCTCTGCCCCAAAGGGCGAGGAAACAACAATTGCAAAACCAGCCGAAGAAACAACAGTTCAACAAGAACGCCCTGCCTCAAAAACACTCTCAGCAACAGATGTCGACGAAATTTGGAGAATTCGCCGTCCCGAATCATCGCTCCACCGCCAGTCTTCTCCATCAGTCCTAACAGCACTTGAAGCAATTACAGAACAGCCGCACGTCGAAGCACGCAGACAAACACTGGTCCGCAAAAAAGTTTCAAAAAGTGATGTCATATGGGACATTGTAGGTGTGGGGCTATTCTTATTGACTTCGGTTGGTGCTTACTTCTGGTGGAGTAGTAAGCAAACTGGCCCTGAAAATGTAATGCGCGCCGCAACACCTGCCGCAAGTTTAGGCCAAAGCGAACAAGCTACTCAAGCAATGCTACCACAAGCAAGTGCTAAACTTGAAATCGGGACAATTGAATCAAACTGGATCACGCTCGGTGACAGCGGAATCTTACGCTCAATTAAACTGCCCATTACCAACACTGGCAAAATTCCCGCTGAAAAGATTCTCGCTGAAATCACACTTCCCGATGGTGGAGTTGTCAGACGCCCAATCGTCGGAACAGTAGAGCCCGGAGCAACTGCAGAATTTCAAATTGAAGTTAAAGAAGCTTCCTCAAAACGTGGCAACCCACAAGTCAAACTACGCTGTTTAAGCTGCGGCGACGATCGTCAGGAAGTCATGAAATTCATGAACCTACGCGCAACAGGATATGAAATTCATCGCACGCCTCAGCAGCGCAAGGCCCCTCGCAAACACTGA
- the purH gene encoding bifunctional phosphoribosylaminoimidazolecarboxamide formyltransferase/IMP cyclohydrolase: MNSYALISLTDKSGAVEFARFLEQRGVKILSTGNTAEVLRDSGVAVTAVSEYTGQPEIMDGRVKTLTPKIHGGILARRDSAQHMQDLQALDAGPIDYVIVNLYPFLQKVRETINAGDPEHQSLIEFIDIGGPAMLRAAAKNFKDVVVLIDPKDYPRVQLELSSGGKISLELRRELAAKVFTFTAAYDGAIARYLSLNEKLVNAEGKAMTLGGVENFTLKQSQALRYGENPHQLAALYEIANTTSAPELKQLQGKELSYNNLLDADAAWQLARELNQVAASEPSIAIIKHLNPCGVACGKTLLEAFQAARACDPVSAFGGIIATTSTLDALTAQAIIEGFVEVIIAPKFAPQALEVLAQKKNVRVLQITDQLYSQGELTPRLVFGRILLQENDAALVDLTQARQVTKRKPKPQELTDLSLAWVVCKHVKSNAIVIAKDGKAIGIGAGQMSRVDSSRLAIERAQAQGFDVQDAAAASDAFLPFSDTLEYLAAAGIKSLVQPGGSIKDEDVICRADELDVAMVFTGERHFRH; encoded by the coding sequence ATGAATAGTTACGCATTAATAAGTCTAACCGACAAGTCCGGAGCGGTTGAGTTTGCAAGATTTCTTGAGCAGCGCGGCGTAAAGATTCTTTCTACGGGTAATACTGCCGAAGTATTACGTGACTCAGGTGTGGCGGTCACAGCGGTTAGTGAGTATACTGGACAACCCGAAATTATGGATGGTCGTGTCAAGACTCTGACACCGAAGATCCATGGCGGCATTTTAGCCCGACGCGACTCTGCGCAGCATATGCAAGATTTGCAAGCGCTTGATGCCGGTCCAATTGATTATGTGATCGTTAATCTCTATCCCTTTTTGCAGAAAGTCCGTGAAACGATTAATGCTGGCGATCCCGAGCATCAATCTTTAATTGAATTTATTGATATCGGTGGCCCCGCAATGTTAAGGGCTGCAGCAAAAAATTTCAAAGACGTAGTGGTCTTAATCGATCCAAAAGATTACCCACGGGTGCAGTTGGAGCTTAGCTCGGGAGGGAAAATCTCCTTGGAGCTACGCCGTGAGCTTGCCGCTAAGGTTTTTACTTTCACTGCTGCCTATGATGGCGCAATTGCGCGCTACTTATCCTTAAACGAGAAATTAGTTAACGCCGAAGGCAAGGCAATGACGCTTGGTGGCGTGGAAAACTTTACTCTCAAGCAGTCGCAAGCTCTACGCTATGGTGAGAATCCACACCAGTTGGCCGCACTTTATGAGATCGCCAATACTACTTCTGCCCCGGAGCTAAAACAGCTACAAGGTAAGGAGCTTTCCTATAATAACTTGCTTGATGCAGATGCAGCTTGGCAGCTTGCTCGAGAACTTAATCAAGTTGCCGCAAGCGAGCCGAGTATTGCAATTATTAAGCACCTCAATCCATGCGGTGTTGCCTGTGGCAAAACTTTACTGGAAGCCTTTCAGGCAGCGCGAGCTTGCGATCCCGTCAGCGCTTTTGGTGGAATTATTGCAACCACAAGCACGCTTGATGCGCTAACAGCTCAGGCAATTATCGAAGGCTTTGTTGAGGTTATTATTGCACCAAAATTTGCCCCGCAAGCGCTTGAAGTTTTAGCGCAGAAGAAAAACGTGCGCGTGCTCCAAATTACCGATCAGCTGTATTCTCAAGGCGAACTGACTCCAAGATTGGTCTTTGGACGTATTTTACTCCAAGAAAACGATGCTGCGCTTGTAGACCTTACTCAGGCGCGTCAGGTTACGAAGCGTAAACCAAAGCCGCAAGAGCTCACTGATTTAAGTCTCGCTTGGGTTGTCTGTAAGCACGTTAAGTCTAATGCCATTGTGATTGCCAAAGATGGCAAGGCGATTGGAATTGGTGCTGGGCAGATGAGTCGTGTTGATTCGTCACGACTTGCAATTGAGCGTGCCCAAGCCCAAGGTTTTGATGTCCAGGACGCTGCTGCTGCATCGGATGCATTTTTACCATTTTCTGATACGCTTGAATATTTAGCTGCAGCTGGAATTAAATCTCTTGTCCAGCCCGGCGGCTCAATTAAAGATGAAGACGTGATTTGCCGCGCGGACGAGTTAGACGTGGCAATGGTCTTTACCGGAGAGAGGCATTTTCGACATTAA